A region of the Pseudomonas sp. J452 genome:
AGTCGCGTGCTGGTCGCCCTGCTGACCCTGACCGGCACGGCCGCGATTCTGCTGTGGATGCACTGGCAACTGGCGCTGCTGATCCTGCTGTTCAACCCGCTGGTGATCTTCGCCACGGTGCAGCTGGGCAAACAGGTCAAGCACCTGAAGAAGCTGGAGAACGACAGCACCTCGCGCTTTACCCAGGCCCTCACCGAAACCCTCGAAGCCATTCAGGAAGTACGCGCCGGCAATCGCCAGGGCTTCTTCCTCGGTCGCCTCGGCCTGCGCGCCAAAGAGGTGCGCGACTACGCCGTGGCCTCGCAGTGGAAGAGCGATGCGGCCAGCCGCAGCAGCGGTCTGCTGTTCCAGTTCGGCATCGACCTGTTCCGAGCCGTGGCCATGCTCACCGTGCTGTTGTCCGACCTGTCGATCGGGCAGATGCTCGCCGTGTTCAGCTACCTGTGGTTCATGATCGGCCCGGTGGAGCAACTGCTCAGCCTGCAATACGCCTACTACGCGGCCGGTGGTGCGCTGCAACGGATCAACGAGCTGTTGGCGCGTGCCGACGAGCCGCAGTATCCCGGCCGTTTCGACCCGTTCAAGGGCCGCGATACGGTGGGTATCGAGGTGCGCGGGCTGAGTTTTGCCTACCGCGAGGAACCGGTGCTGGATGACCTCAACCTGAGCATCGCGGCGGGTGAAAAGGTCGCGATCGTCGGCGCCAGCGGGGGTGGTAAGAGCACCCTGGTGCAATTGCTTCTCGGCCTGTACTCGGCCCAGGCCGGCAGCATCCGTTTCGGCGCGGCCAGCCTGGAGGACATCGGCCTGGAAACCGTACGCGAGAACGTGGCCGTGGTGTTGCAGCATCCGGCGCTGTTCAACGACACGGTGCGCGCCAACCTGTGCATGGGCCGCGAGCGTGACGACGCGGCCTGCTGGCGAGCCCTGGAAATTGCTCAGCTGGCGGCGACCATCCGCGCGCTGCCGCAGGGGCTGGACAGCATGGTCGGTCGCTCCGGCGTGCGCCTGTCCGGTGGCCAGCGTCAGCGCCTGGCCGTGGCGCGCATGGTGCTGGCCGAGCCCAAGGTGGTGATCCTCGATGAAGCCACCTCGGCCCTGGATGCGGCCACCGAATATGCCCTGCACCAGGCCCTGACCAGCTTCCTCTGCGGCCGCACCACGCTGATCATCGCCCACCGCCTGAGTGCGGTGAAACAGGCCGATCGGGTGCTGGTGTTCGACGGCGGGCGCATCGCCGAGGACGGCGATCACCAGCAGCTGATCGCCGAGGGCGGGCTGTATGCCAAGCTCTATGGGCATCTGCAGCACTGAACTAGTTATGCGCTATACGCTGTTTTGAGTAGCGGCTAGCCGCCTTTGCTCCCTCTCCCGTGTCCGGGAGAGGGTTGGGGAAAGGGCGTGAAAGGTATGTTACTCAGCCGGCTTGCCGTTGGCCCACTGCTGCAGTGCCTTGGCCCGCGCCTGGCTTTCTGCCAGTGGCTTGTTCAGGTCGGATTCATAGTCTTCCAGCCAGCTGCGCGAGCCGGCGATCATCCCGGCCAGGTCGCGCATGCCGCTTTTCAGGGCGGTGATGGTCTTCTGGTAACTCTGCTCCTGGCCGATCAGGGTTCTGGCCACCATCAGCTTGGTCTCACTGGCAGACTTGTCGGGCTCCGTGCTGGCGGTCACAGCCGCATCCTTAGCCGGCGCTGGCGTGGCAGCGGGTGCCGGTAGCCCGTCCTTGAGCAGGTTGAACAGTGCTTGCTGGTTCTGCACCTGCTGCTTGAGCGGTTCGACCTGCTGTTCCAGGCTGGCCAGCCGCTCTTCCAGCGCCTTGACGCTGGCCAGAGTCGGGCCTTTTTCCGCTTCGTCTTCTTCACCGCCGCCGAGCAGGCCGACCAGCAGGATGGCCAGCAGCGCCAGTAGCAGTCCGCCGCCCAGGCCGTAAATCAGCAGGCGGTTGAGTTTGCCGGTTTTCTCCAGCAGCTCGATACGCTGCTGGTCGCTGAGCATTTCGTTGGTGCTGGTATCGCTGTCAGTGCTCATGGCGCTTCACTCTATTGTGGTTCTTGTCGTGGTGTCGGCTGGATAAGTATCAGTGTGTCACTATTTCGACGTCGGCTTTACCAGGTATCGGCACAGTTGCCGCGCTGATCAGTGCGCACGCTCAAAATGAGGCCAGAATCCGCCCGAGGAGTTCCATCGCCTGCTCGCTCTGCGCATCCCAGGGATGGCCATGGTTGAGCCGTGCGCAGTTGCGAAAACGTCGGGTAGCAGAAAAGATCGGCCCCGGCGCCAGGCTGATGCCCTGGGCCAGGGCCAGCTGGAACAGCTGCAGCGAATCGACCGGTTCGGGGAACTCGAACCAGAGGAAGTAGCCGCCGCTGGGCCGCGTCACCCGCGTGCCGGCCGGGAAGTGCCGGGCGGCGGAGGCGAGCATCGCGCCCTGCTGGGTTTCCAGGGCATGGCGCAGCTTTCGCAGGTGGCGGTCGTAACCGCCGTGCTGCAGGTAGTCGGCGATCGCCGCCTGGGCCGGCACCGAGGGCGAGATGGTGGTCATCAGCTTGAGCCGGCTGATTTGCTCAGCGTAACGGCCGCCGGCTACCCAGCCGACCCGGTAGCCCGGCGCCAGGCTCTTGGAGAATGAGCCGCAGTGCATCACTAAGCCGTCGCGGTCGAAGCTCTTCACCGGTTTGGGCGGCTGCGCTCCGTAGTACAGCTCGGCGTAGACATCGTCCTCGATCAGCGGCACCTGACGCTGGTGCAGCAGTTCATAGAGCGCCTGCTTCTTGCTGTCGCTCATGCTCGCGCCCAGCGGGTTCTGCAGGCTGCTCATAAACCAGCAAGCCTTGATCGGCAGATCGGCCAGGCGCTCGGCCAGCACCTCCAGGTCGATTCCTTCACGCGGGTTGACCGGGATTTCCACCGCCTTGAGCTTGAGCCGTTCCAGCACCTGCAGGGTGGCGTAGAAGGCCGGCGCCTCGATGGCCACCAGGTCGCCGGGGCTGGTTACCGTCTGCAGGCACAGGTTCAGCGCTTCCAGGGCGCCGTTGGTGATGACCAGCTCGTCGAGTGGCAGGCGCACGCCGGCGACCATGTAGCGCAGGGCAATCTGCCGGCGCAGGTCGGGGTTGCCGCTGGTCATGTCGGCGATCACCGCATGCGCCGGCATGTCGCGCAGGGCGTGGGCCATGGAGCGCGCCAGGCGTTGCAGGGGGAACAGCTGCGGGCTGGGGAAGGCCGAGCCGAAGGGCACGGTGTGCGGGTCTTTCAGCGAGCCGAGCACGGAGAACACCAGTTCGCTGACGTCGACCTCGGTGGTCTGCGCCGCCTGCGCGCTGGTCTCCGGCTCGGCCAGGGAATGCCGCGCCAATTCGCGGACGAAATAGCCGGAGCGCGCCCGCGCCTGGATCAGCCCGCGGTCCTCCAGCAGGTAATAGGCTTGGAATACGGTGGACGGGCTGACCCCATAGGTGCGGCTGGCGTGGCGCACCGAAGGCACTTTCTCGCCGGGCGTGAGCATCCCCGAACGGATCAGTTCGGCTATCTGGTCGGCGAATTTCTCGTAGCGTTTCATCGTATCCGTAGGGGCGGCCAGCAGATGGCCGCACTGTACGGGGAGTTTCGCGCCCACGCGACTGTCAGCGCCTGGCCGGGGCGATAAACATGCTCTGGGTCTGCGCGCTTTCACCGGTGTCGGCCAGGTTGCTGACCTCGAAATGGATCGGCATAGCGGTGGCGCTGGCCTGCTCGGCGAGCTGCACCAGGGTCACCGGCACGTCGAGAATTTCCCCCGGGGCCAGCAGCAATTGCTGGGGCGCGTCCAGGCGCAGGCCGGGGTTGTCGACCAGGGTCAGGCGGTAGCGCTGCGCCTGCTGGGTCTTGTTGATCACCTTGAGGCGGTAGGTGTTCTCGATCTGCCCGGCGGCGTTTTCGCGGTACAGGCTGCGGTCCTTGGCGGCGTCGATGGACACCAGCGAGCGCGCTTCCAGGGCCCAGACGAAGGCGCCGATCATCAGCGTTAGGGCCACGCCGTAGCCAAGCAGACGCGGGCGCAGCCAGTGGGTCTTGCCGCCCTGTAGTTCGCGCTCGGAACGGTAGCCGACCAGGCCCTTGGCATAGCCCATCTTGTCCATGATCGAGTCGCAGGCGTCGATGCAGGCAGCGCAGCCAATACAGTCGATCTGCAGACCGTCGCGGATGTCGATGCCGGTCGGGCAGACCTGCACGCACAGCTGGCAGTCGATGCAGTCACCGAGGCCCTCGGCTCTGTAGTCGCTGTCTTTGCGCCGTGGGCCACGGCCTTCGCCGCGCTGGGCGTCGTAGGCCACCAGCAGGGTGTCCTGGTCGAACATGGCGCTCTGGAAGCGCGAGTAGGGGCACATGTGCACGCAGACCTTCTCGCGCAGCCAGCCGGCGTTGAGGTAGGTGGCGGCGCTGAAGAACAGCACCCAGAACAGCGTGGCACCCTCGATCTGCAGGCTGAACAGCTCTGCGCTCAGTTCGCGGATCGGCGTGAAGTAGCCGATAAAGGTCAGCGCGGTGAGCAGGCTGACCGCCAGCCAGATGGCGTGCTTGGCGCTGCGCCGGGCCAGCTTGTTGAGCGACCATGGCGCCGCGTCCAGCTTGACCCGCTGGTGGCGTTCGCCCTCGGTGATCTGCTCCGCCCACATGAACACCCAGGTCCACACACTCTGCGGACAGGTGTAGCCGCACCAGATACGCCCGGCCACCACCGTGGCGGTGAACAGGCCGAAGGCGGCGATGATCAGTAGCGCCGAGAGCAGGATGAAGTCCTGCGGCCAGAAGGTCGCACCGAAGATGTAGTAGCGGTGCTCGGCCAGGTTCCACAGCACCGCCTGGCGCCCGTCCCAGTCGAGCCAGGCGGTACCGAAGAAGATCAGGAACAACAGACCGGCGCCATACAGGCGCAGGTTGCGGAAACGCCCGCTGAAACTGCGGGTATGAATCGGCCCGCCGGCCAGGGATGGCGTCAGCCGCACAGGCTGGGTGACGTCGATGGATTCCACGATCCGCGCGGGGATGCGTTCGCTCATGACAGGTGCCTCATCAAGCTTTCCAAGATGAGGCAATGGTCGGCGCGTCAGCGTTTACATAACAGATTCAGGTTGATCGATAAAAAGCGGATCAGATGCAGTGCTTGGACCACTGCGTGGCGGCATATTGGCAATTCATGCAGGTGAGTGATTCAGGATCACCCCAAGGTTGCCTTACAGTAGGCGCACTTTTTGGACCAGTCCGCCCAATGTCGAAAGCACACAAGAAGAACCAAAGCCCTGCGGTTGAGCCTGCGTCCTCCAGTCGAGCATCTGGCTGGGGCTGGCCGCTGCTGGCCTGTTGTCTGCTGTTGTTGGCGCTCGGCATCTGGCTGGTTCAGGTGGCGAAGCCGCAGGCACCGGCTGCCCCACTGGGCACGACAGTCCAGAGGCCCATGCCCGTGAAGCATGACGGCAAACTGGTCGATGAGCGGCAGTGCCAAGGCTGCCACGCCGAACAGTTTGCTCAGTGGCAAGGCTCGCACCATCAACTCGCCATGCAGGAGGCTAGCGACACATCCGTCCTCGGTGACTTCAACAATGTCAGCTTCAAGAGTGACAGCGAGACCACGCGCTTCTTTCGAAAAGGCCGTGAGTTCTGGATTCATGCGCCTGGCGCCGATGGCCAGCCGCAGGATTTCCGCGTGGCTTATGCCTTCGGTATAGAGCCGCTACAGCAGTACCTCATCGATACCGGCAAAGGCCATCTGCAAGCACTCGGCGTGGCCTGGGATACCCAGAAAAAATCCTGGTTCCATCTCTATCCCGGGCAATGCGTGGATTTCCGGGATCCGCTGCACTGGAGCACGCCCCAGCAGAATGCCAATTTCATGTGCGTCGAGTGCCATACCACGGGCTACCAGCGCAATTACAACAGCGCGTCCAATACTTACAGCAGTGCCTGGCATGCCTTGGGCGTGGGTTGTCAAAGCTGTCATGGTCCGGCGTCGAATCATCTGGCATGGACGCGAGAGCCGCAGGGCTGGAGCAACGCCGGGTTCAGCCAGGCAGCTCATGAAAAAGACAATCTCAACGAAGTGGAAACCTGTGCCCGCTGCCATTCACGGCGTGCCAACCTGGGCGATGGATTCCGTTCCCACCTGCGCCTGATGGACGATTACTTGCCGAGCGTACTGGCCCCTGTGCTGTATGAGATAGACGGCAAGATCAAGGACGAAGTCTTCGAATACGGCTCCTTCACCCAGAGCAAGATGTTCGCCAAAGGCGTGCGTTGCAGTAGCTGCCACAACCCCCACAGCGCCAAGCTGCGCCAGGAGGGCAACGAGCTGTGCACCCAGTGCCACAATCCGTCCGGCCAGGCCGCGCAGGTGGGGATTGCAGGCCAGGGGCTGCTGGCGAAAAACTATGATTCCCCCGAGCATCACCGCCACCCGGCCGGTAGCCCGGCCGCGCAATGCACGAGCTGTCACATGCCCGGCAAGCTTTACATGGTCAATGACTACCGGCATGACCACAGTTTCAGCCTGCCCAATCCCGAGCGTGCGCTGAAGCTCGGAACCCCGGATGCCTGTATCGCTTGTCATACGGCAATGCCCAGCGCCAAGCTCGCCGAGCAATTCCAGCAGTGGTTTGCTCAGCTGCCGACCAAAGAGCCGCGCTACGACGAGGCCCTGCTGCGTATCCGCCAAGGCAGCCACGGGGCGGCCGCTGCGCTGCTGGAACAGCTGGCACGCCAGGAGTTGCCCGCCATTCGCCGTGCAACCCTGCTCGCCGAGGTGGCCAATTACCCCGGTCAGCCGCTCTTCCAGGCGGCAATCAATGATCTTCGCCATACCGCTCCCCAGGTCAGGGAGGCCGCGGTATCGGCGGTTGCAGCACTGCAGCCGCAACGGGTCGACATCCTCGGGCCGCTTCTCGATGACCCTGTGCGGGCGGTCAGAATCAATGCCGGCTTCCAGCTTCTGGGCCTGTCGCCGCCGCAGCTGGGTCCCTATGCGGAGGCCTGGCGCAAGGCGATTGGCGAGTATGAGCAGGTTCAGGCCAGCCTGGCCGAGCGCGCAGAGAGCCATCTCAACCTGGCCATGCTCTATCAGGCCGATGGCCGCTCAGGCTTGGTCGAGCCTGCCCTGCGTACGGCTCTGAAACGCGATCCAGACTTTCTGCCAGCCCGGATAGCACTCGCCCAGTGGCTGGAAAACAACGCCCAGGTGGAGCAGGGCCGCCAACTGCTGCAAGAGTCTCTGCACCAGCACGCCGATTCGGCGCTGTTACAACATGCCTGGGGGCTGGCGCTGGTGCGCACCGGTGAGCATGCCCAGGCACTGCACGCGCTGGCCCAGGCGGCACAGCTTGAGCCGGACAATCCCGAGTATGGCTACGTCTATGCCATTGCCCTGCATGACACCGGCAAGGGGGATCTGGCGCGTGAGCAGCTGCAGGCGCTACTGGCGCGCCAACCGAGCAATCGCGCCGCGCGATTTGCGCTCATGAACTACTTGAAAGAGGTTGGTCAGGACGCGCAAGCGCGGCAACTGGCCGCAGAGCTGGCCTTGATCAACCCGGCAGACCCTGCATTGCGTTAGCGGCATATAAGAGCAGCGGAAATCGCAGTGAGCGACCAGTCGCTGCTCTGCATCACCGGGTGAGCGTCTGTGGTGTGTGGCAGATATTGGCGTATCTGCTCCGTATTTTCTTCCCCAATCTGAGTCTGTTCTGCTCGCACTCCGCAACGCCATAGTCACCCCGACTTGAACCCGCCGTGCGGGTAGTGGATGAGGGGGCGGGATGTACCAGTACGACGATTACGACCACGCGCTGGTGCGCGAGCGGATGGCGCAGTTTCGCGACCAGGTGCAGCGCCGTCTGAGTGGCGAGCTGAGCGAGGAGGAGTTCCTGCCGCTGCGCCTGCAGAACGGTCTGTACCTGCAGAAGCACGCCTACATGCTGCGGGTGGCGATTCCCTACGGCACCCTGTCGTCGACCCAGTTGCGCGCCCTGGCGCGGATCGCCCGCGAGCATGATCGCGGCTACGGCCACCTGACCACGCGGCAGAATATCCAGTTCAACTGGATCGAGCTTGAGCAGGTGCCGGATATCCTCGAGCAGCTGGCGGCGGTAGAGATGCACGCCATCCAGACCTCCGGCAACTGCGTGCGCAATGTCACCACCGAGGCCTTTGCCGGGGTGGCGGCTGACGAGCTTCTCGACCCGCGGCCGCTGGCGGAAATCCTCCGCCAGTGGTCGACGGTCAACCCGGAATTCCTGTTCCTGCCGCGCAAGTTCAAGATCGCCCTGTGCGCCGCTGCTGAAGACCGCGCCGCGGTGCAGGTCCACGATATCGGCTTGCAGCTCTACCGCGACGCCGGCGGCGAGCTGCTGTTGCGGGTGCTGGTCGGCGGTGGCCTGGGGCGTACGCCGATCATCGGTGTGCCGATCCGCGACGACCTGGCGTGGCGCCACACCCTGAGCTACGTCGAGGCCATCCTGCGCGTGTACAACCGCCACGGCCGGCGCGACAACAAGTACAAGGCGCGGATCAAGATCCTGGTCAAAGCCTTGGGTATCGAAGCCTTTGCCCGCGAAGTGGAGGAGGAGTGGGCGACGATCAAGGATGGCCCGGCCGAGCTGACCGAAGCGGAATACCAGCGGGTGGCCATGCACTTCCAGCCACCTGCCTATGCCGCGCTGGCCGATGGTGGCGTGCGATCGGGTGAGCAGCTGCATGACCCGCAGTTCGCCCGCTGGCTGGCGCGCAACGTGCACCCGCACAAGGTGCCGGGTTATGCCAGCGTGGTGCTGTCGAGCAAGCCGGGTGCGGCGTTGCCGCCGGGCGATATCACCGCCGCGCAGATGGAGGCGGTGGCCGACTGGGCCGAGGCCTTCGGCTTCGGCGAAGTCCGTGTCGCCCACGAGCAGAACCTGGTGCTGCCGGATATACGCCAGAGCGATCTGTATCACCTTTGGCAGCTGGCCACGGTGGCCGGCCTGGCCACGCCGAATATCGGCCTGCTCAGCGACATCATCGCCTGTCCGGGCGGCGACTACTGCGCGCTGGCCAACGCCAAGTCGATCCCCATCGCCCAGGCTATTCAGCAGCGTTTCGCGGACCTCGACTACCTGCACGATATCGGTGAGCTGAGCCTGAATATCTCCGGCTGCATGAACGCCTGCGGCCACCACCATATCGGCAACATCGGCATTCTCGGCGTGGATAAGAACGGCAGCGAGTGGTACCAGATCACCCTCGGCGGGGCCCAGGGCCACGGCGCCGCGCTGGGCAAGGTGATCGGCCCGGCGTTCGGCGCCGACGAGGTGCCGCAAGTGATCGAGAGCCTGATCCAGGTCTACCTGCAGCAGCGTGCGCTGGGCGAGCCCTTTGTCGACTGCGTGGCGCGTATCGGCCTGGAACCGTTCAAGCAGCGGGTCTATCGCCAGCAGGAGCAGCCGGCATGAACAACCTGATCAGGCTGGCGGATGGCGCGGCGCGGCTGATTGATGACGATCCCTGGCAGCTGCTGCGCGAGGGCGAACACGCGCCCGAGCAGGCGCACCTGATCCTGCCGCTGGCACAGTGGCGCGAGCGCCAGGACGATGCGGTACTGACTGGTCGCACGCTTAGCCGTGATGGTCTGTGGCTGGCGCCGGACGACGAGGTGGAAAGCCTGGCTATCTGCCTGCCGGCGCTACCGCTGATTGCCGTGGATTTCCCCAGTTTCCGCGACGGCCGCGGCTACAGCCAGGCCTACCTGCTGCGTACCCGCCTGGGCTGGCGCGGCGAGTTGCGCGCGGTGGGCGATGTGCTGCGCGACCAGCTCAGCCATATGCGCCAGTGCGGCTTCGACAGCTTTGCCGTGCGTGCCGACAAGTCGGCGTCGGATGCGCTCCAGGGCCTGGCCGGTATGAGCGTGCAGTACGGCCGCTCGGTTATCGAGCCGCGGCCGCTGTTTCGCCGGCGCTGAGTGGCAGTCGATTTGACGTAGGAGCGAGCTCTGCTCGCGAACCTCTGCCGGCCTACTGCAAAGTGCTTCACGAGCAGAGCTCGCTCCTACAGGTAGCGCGCTTCGCGCTTATGCAGCGGAGTTGACCTGTCGCTCAGCAAAAAAGCCATCTATACCTCATCCATATGCCAATGCCTCTTGGGCAGGGCTATGGCTGCCTTGTTGTTCTCGCCCTGAGCTTCGGCGCAAGGGAATGATGCATCTACCGGCGCCGTGGCCCATGCCCACGCGCGGTACGCTCAGGAGAAAGGGATTGATGAGTGCAGAGATCAGTGCCAGGCGAGCGCGTACCACTGCCCAGTTGCTGCGGCTGGTCTGGCCGTTTGCCCTGGTGATTCTGCTGCAGTCGCTGCTGGCGGGTGGCAGTCTTTATGTGATGTCGGCCGTGCGCGGCTATGTGGGCGGCGAAAGCCTGTGGTCGAAAGGCCTCAAGGATGCCATCCACCATCTCGATCGCTATGCGCAGAGCCAGGATCCTGTGCACTTTCAGCAATACCGCCAGGCGATTGCCGTGCCCCTGGGCGATCACATTTTTCGGGTCGAACTGAGCCGCGCCGAGCCCGATCTGCTGGCGGCGCGCGCCGGCATTCTGCAAGGCAAGAATCATCCCGACGATGTCGAGGCGATGATCTGGCTGTTCCGTAATTTTCGCGATTTCAGCTACCTGCAGCTGGCCATCGAGCAATGGACGCTGGGCGACCGCTATATCTTCGAACTCACTGCATTGGCGGACGAGATGCACGCCAGCATCACCCGCGGCCGGGTCAGCGCCTGGCAGAGGGCCGACTGGCAGGCACGGATCGAGCAGATCAACAACGGCGCCACGCCGGCCGCCGAGGCGTTTTCCAGCATCCTCGGCGAAGCCTCGCGGGTGGTTCTGCGTCTGCTGATGCTGCTCAATTTGTTCACCGCCACCCTGTTGATCGGCCTGGCGGTGCTGCGCACGCGCAACCTGCTGATCGAGCGCGAGTATGCCGATCACGCCCTGGAACGCGAAAAACAGCGCGCCCAGGTGACCCTGGCGGCGATTGGCGATGCGGTGATCAGCCTCGACCGGCATGGCCATATCGCCTACATGAACCCCACCGCGGAGCAGCTGATTGGCTGCCGGATCGAGGATGCCCAGGGCCAGGCCTTCGATGCGCTGTTCTCGATTGTCGACGAGCAGCCGGGCGAGGGTGGCGAGCCGTTCGTGCAGGCGATTCTGGCGGGCAGCAGCCAGAGTGTGTGTGATCACACCAAGCTGATCCTGCGTCCGGACGGCAGTTCGGTGGCGGTCAACCTGGTCGGTACGCCGATCCTCATGGCCGGCCGGGTCAGCGGTGCGGTGATGGTGCTGCACGACATGACCCGTGAACGCCAGTTCGTCGCCAGCCTATCCTGGCAGGCCAGCCACGATGCACTGACCGGCCTGGTCAACCGCCGCGAGTTCGAATACCGCCTGGCCCAATTGCTGGAGCGCCTACAGCACGAACAGCGCCGGCATGCCCTGATGTTCCTCGATCTCGATCAGTTCAAGCTGGTCAACGACACCAGTGGCCACGCCGCCGGCGACGAGTTGCTGCGCCAGGTCTGCAGCGAGCTGCAGCAGCACCTGCGCGAGGGCGACACGCTGGCGCGTCTGGGCGGTGACGAGTTCGGCATTCTCCTGGAGAACTGCCCGGCGCAGGCCAGCGAGCGGATTGCCGAGGCCTTGCGCAAGTCGGTGCAGGATTTGCGCTTTATCTGGAACGGCCGCCCCTTTGCCATCAGCGTCAGCATCGGCCTGGTGCAGATTGCCGAAGGTCACAGCAGCCTGGAGTCGCTGCTGCGCACCGCCGACATGGCCTGCTATTCGGCCAAGGAGAAGGGCCGCAACCGCGTGCACGCCTACCAGCCGGATGACTCCGAGCTGTCTCTGCGGGTCGGCGAGATGAGCTGGGTGCAGCGCATCCACACGGCCCTGCAGGAGGACCGCTTCTGCCTCTACGCGCAGAAGATCATCGCCCTACGCGACGAGGTCGAGAGCGTGCATGTGGAAATCCTCCTGCGTCTGCAGGACGAGCACGGCCAGATCATCGGCCCCGGCAGTTTCATCCCGGCGGCCGAGCGTTACGGCCTGATGCACCTGATCGACCGCTGGGTGCTGCGCCACACCCTGCAGGCCCTGGCCGAGCAACTGGCCAGCGGCGCCCTGCAGGCCAGCGCTACCTGTGCCGTCAACCTGTCGGGGGCGAGCATCGGCGATGGCGCGTTTCTCGATTACATCCGCGAACAGTTCGCCAGCCAGCCGGTGCCGCCGCAGATGATCTGCTTCGAGATCACCGAAACCACGGCGATCACCAACCTGGCCGAGGCCACCCGTTTCATCGGCGAGCTGCAAGGCCTGGGCTGTCGCTTCTCGCTGGACGATTT
Encoded here:
- a CDS encoding ABC transporter ATP-binding protein — protein: MADRLTWAEIRQLALRHRKGLLLANLIAVFATLCSVPIPLLLPLLVDEVLLGDGNAALKVMDRFLPAAWENAAGYIGLMLGLTLLLRLGALASNVLQARLFARLSKDVIYRLRIRLIERLKRIALGEYENLGGGTVSAHLVTDLDTLDKFIGETLSRVLVALLTLTGTAAILLWMHWQLALLILLFNPLVIFATVQLGKQVKHLKKLENDSTSRFTQALTETLEAIQEVRAGNRQGFFLGRLGLRAKEVRDYAVASQWKSDAASRSSGLLFQFGIDLFRAVAMLTVLLSDLSIGQMLAVFSYLWFMIGPVEQLLSLQYAYYAAGGALQRINELLARADEPQYPGRFDPFKGRDTVGIEVRGLSFAYREEPVLDDLNLSIAAGEKVAIVGASGGGKSTLVQLLLGLYSAQAGSIRFGAASLEDIGLETVRENVAVVLQHPALFNDTVRANLCMGRERDDAACWRALEIAQLAATIRALPQGLDSMVGRSGVRLSGGQRQRLAVARMVLAEPKVVILDEATSALDAATEYALHQALTSFLCGRTTLIIAHRLSAVKQADRVLVFDGGRIAEDGDHQQLIAEGGLYAKLYGHLQH
- the mapR gene encoding GntR family transcriptional regulator MpaR (MapR regulates genes involved in Pseudomonas quinolone signal (PQS) production and anthranilate metabolism) — its product is MKRYEKFADQIAELIRSGMLTPGEKVPSVRHASRTYGVSPSTVFQAYYLLEDRGLIQARARSGYFVRELARHSLAEPETSAQAAQTTEVDVSELVFSVLGSLKDPHTVPFGSAFPSPQLFPLQRLARSMAHALRDMPAHAVIADMTSGNPDLRRQIALRYMVAGVRLPLDELVITNGALEALNLCLQTVTSPGDLVAIEAPAFYATLQVLERLKLKAVEIPVNPREGIDLEVLAERLADLPIKACWFMSSLQNPLGASMSDSKKQALYELLHQRQVPLIEDDVYAELYYGAQPPKPVKSFDRDGLVMHCGSFSKSLAPGYRVGWVAGGRYAEQISRLKLMTTISPSVPAQAAIADYLQHGGYDRHLRKLRHALETQQGAMLASAARHFPAGTRVTRPSGGYFLWFEFPEPVDSLQLFQLALAQGISLAPGPIFSATRRFRNCARLNHGHPWDAQSEQAMELLGRILASF
- the ccoG gene encoding cytochrome c oxidase accessory protein CcoG, with amino-acid sequence MSERIPARIVESIDVTQPVRLTPSLAGGPIHTRSFSGRFRNLRLYGAGLLFLIFFGTAWLDWDGRQAVLWNLAEHRYYIFGATFWPQDFILLSALLIIAAFGLFTATVVAGRIWCGYTCPQSVWTWVFMWAEQITEGERHQRVKLDAAPWSLNKLARRSAKHAIWLAVSLLTALTFIGYFTPIRELSAELFSLQIEGATLFWVLFFSAATYLNAGWLREKVCVHMCPYSRFQSAMFDQDTLLVAYDAQRGEGRGPRRKDSDYRAEGLGDCIDCQLCVQVCPTGIDIRDGLQIDCIGCAACIDACDSIMDKMGYAKGLVGYRSERELQGGKTHWLRPRLLGYGVALTLMIGAFVWALEARSLVSIDAAKDRSLYRENAAGQIENTYRLKVINKTQQAQRYRLTLVDNPGLRLDAPQQLLLAPGEILDVPVTLVQLAEQASATAMPIHFEVSNLADTGESAQTQSMFIAPARR
- a CDS encoding multiheme c-type cytochrome; translated protein: MSKAHKKNQSPAVEPASSSRASGWGWPLLACCLLLLALGIWLVQVAKPQAPAAPLGTTVQRPMPVKHDGKLVDERQCQGCHAEQFAQWQGSHHQLAMQEASDTSVLGDFNNVSFKSDSETTRFFRKGREFWIHAPGADGQPQDFRVAYAFGIEPLQQYLIDTGKGHLQALGVAWDTQKKSWFHLYPGQCVDFRDPLHWSTPQQNANFMCVECHTTGYQRNYNSASNTYSSAWHALGVGCQSCHGPASNHLAWTREPQGWSNAGFSQAAHEKDNLNEVETCARCHSRRANLGDGFRSHLRLMDDYLPSVLAPVLYEIDGKIKDEVFEYGSFTQSKMFAKGVRCSSCHNPHSAKLRQEGNELCTQCHNPSGQAAQVGIAGQGLLAKNYDSPEHHRHPAGSPAAQCTSCHMPGKLYMVNDYRHDHSFSLPNPERALKLGTPDACIACHTAMPSAKLAEQFQQWFAQLPTKEPRYDEALLRIRQGSHGAAAALLEQLARQELPAIRRATLLAEVANYPGQPLFQAAINDLRHTAPQVREAAVSAVAALQPQRVDILGPLLDDPVRAVRINAGFQLLGLSPPQLGPYAEAWRKAIGEYEQVQASLAERAESHLNLAMLYQADGRSGLVEPALRTALKRDPDFLPARIALAQWLENNAQVEQGRQLLQESLHQHADSALLQHAWGLALVRTGEHAQALHALAQAAQLEPDNPEYGYVYAIALHDTGKGDLAREQLQALLARQPSNRAARFALMNYLKEVGQDAQARQLAAELALINPADPALR
- a CDS encoding nitrite/sulfite reductase encodes the protein MYQYDDYDHALVRERMAQFRDQVQRRLSGELSEEEFLPLRLQNGLYLQKHAYMLRVAIPYGTLSSTQLRALARIAREHDRGYGHLTTRQNIQFNWIELEQVPDILEQLAAVEMHAIQTSGNCVRNVTTEAFAGVAADELLDPRPLAEILRQWSTVNPEFLFLPRKFKIALCAAAEDRAAVQVHDIGLQLYRDAGGELLLRVLVGGGLGRTPIIGVPIRDDLAWRHTLSYVEAILRVYNRHGRRDNKYKARIKILVKALGIEAFAREVEEEWATIKDGPAELTEAEYQRVAMHFQPPAYAALADGGVRSGEQLHDPQFARWLARNVHPHKVPGYASVVLSSKPGAALPPGDITAAQMEAVADWAEAFGFGEVRVAHEQNLVLPDIRQSDLYHLWQLATVAGLATPNIGLLSDIIACPGGDYCALANAKSIPIAQAIQQRFADLDYLHDIGELSLNISGCMNACGHHHIGNIGILGVDKNGSEWYQITLGGAQGHGAALGKVIGPAFGADEVPQVIESLIQVYLQQRALGEPFVDCVARIGLEPFKQRVYRQQEQPA
- a CDS encoding DUF934 domain-containing protein, with the translated sequence MNNLIRLADGAARLIDDDPWQLLREGEHAPEQAHLILPLAQWRERQDDAVLTGRTLSRDGLWLAPDDEVESLAICLPALPLIAVDFPSFRDGRGYSQAYLLRTRLGWRGELRAVGDVLRDQLSHMRQCGFDSFAVRADKSASDALQGLAGMSVQYGRSVIEPRPLFRRR